A DNA window from Tenuifilaceae bacterium CYCD contains the following coding sequences:
- a CDS encoding malate dehydrogenase produces MSEINLKLEKLGEMFPESWNEEQKAKGKTLFLKYLSEKTHKYYGGKIQTAPKAPVLGFNWFNVWYTPGVSKVSTTIRDNNDTSFELSNRGNLVAVISDSTRVLGDGDCTPPGGLGVMEGKAFLMKYLGGVDAVALCIDSKGKDGKNDPEKIIDFVKMCQHSFGAVNLEDISQPNCYRVLDVLREECDIPVWHDDAQGTACVTLAGLLNALKLANKKLSDAKIVFYGAGAANSSIARLIIADGGDPKKMIMFDIDGALHKNREDIKADKRFYHQWNICQKTNPNCITTMEEAMKNADVLISLSAPGPDTIKKDWVKLMANKSIVFACANPVPEIYPYAAKEAGAFIVATGRGDFPNQVNNSIGFPGILKGALMVRASKITDEMAIAAAHSLANYAEKRGINPENIVPTMDEADVFSVEAADVAMQAIKDGVARKQMTWDEAFQIAKKDIDYSRSMAKSLHDNGFIADPPVEMLEETLNWTIKQIEK; encoded by the coding sequence CAAAAAGCAAAAGGCAAAACATTATTCTTAAAATATCTGAGCGAAAAAACTCATAAATATTACGGTGGCAAAATTCAAACAGCCCCGAAAGCACCCGTTTTAGGCTTTAACTGGTTTAACGTTTGGTACACACCCGGAGTATCTAAGGTTTCCACTACAATTCGCGATAACAACGATACATCATTCGAACTTAGTAATCGTGGAAATCTGGTTGCTGTTATCAGCGATTCCACTCGAGTTTTAGGCGATGGCGACTGCACTCCTCCTGGTGGGCTGGGTGTAATGGAAGGAAAGGCGTTTTTGATGAAGTACCTTGGCGGTGTTGATGCTGTTGCTCTTTGTATTGATAGCAAAGGGAAAGATGGAAAAAACGATCCTGAAAAGATTATAGATTTTGTAAAGATGTGTCAGCACAGTTTTGGTGCTGTTAATCTAGAGGACATATCTCAGCCTAATTGCTACAGAGTTTTAGATGTACTAAGGGAAGAATGCGATATTCCGGTATGGCACGATGATGCGCAAGGAACCGCATGCGTTACTCTTGCGGGCTTATTGAATGCTCTTAAATTGGCAAATAAGAAATTAAGTGATGCTAAAATCGTTTTCTATGGCGCAGGTGCTGCAAATTCAAGCATTGCAAGGTTAATAATTGCCGATGGAGGTGATCCAAAGAAGATGATTATGTTTGATATTGATGGAGCATTGCATAAAAATCGTGAGGATATTAAGGCCGATAAACGTTTCTACCATCAATGGAATATTTGCCAAAAAACCAATCCCAATTGCATAACCACCATGGAGGAAGCCATGAAAAATGCCGATGTGCTTATTTCATTATCGGCACCTGGCCCCGATACAATCAAAAAGGATTGGGTTAAACTAATGGCTAACAAATCCATTGTATTTGCTTGTGCAAATCCAGTTCCCGAAATTTACCCTTACGCAGCGAAAGAAGCCGGTGCATTTATTGTAGCAACGGGCCGGGGCGATTTTCCAAATCAGGTAAATAACTCAATCGGATTCCCGGGAATCCTAAAGGGAGCATTAATGGTTCGCGCATCAAAAATCACCGATGAAATGGCAATCGCCGCAGCACACTCGTTGGCAAACTATGCCGAAAAACGAGGCATAAACCCCGAAAACATTGTTCCAACAATGGACGAAGCCGACGTATTCTCTGTAGAAGCTGCCGACGTTGCCATGCAAGCAATTAAGGATGGAGTCGCCCGCAAGCAAATGACATGGGATGAAGCATTCCAAATTGCAAAAAAGGACATCGACTACTCCCGTTCCATGGCAAAATCGTTACACGACAATGGCTTTATTGCAGACCCGCCGGTTGAAATGCTTGAAGAAACATTGAATTGGACAATCAAGCAAATCGAAAAATAG
- the snf gene encoding sodium:calcium symporter translates to MGNSNSSLKTEAWGSRVGLVLAMAGNAVGFGNFLRFPVQAVQNGGGAFIIPYLVSLVLLGLPLLLIEWSSGRYGGKYGYHTTPMILQKMSNRKFWMYVGVFGIFSNIAIASYYCYMESWTISYVYHSIVGTFTGMDQHQVASFFSGYLDVTTSTTGIPFEAILFFLLCLGLNVWILSKGLSDGIEKAAKIGVPLLIFFGIFLAIKGISLKAGTDGASFDGVLGLNFLWTPEFNSLTNPKVWLAAAGQIFFTLSVGMGCIQAYASYVGSKDDIACNSMSAGFMNEFVEIVLGSSIIIPIAIGYFGIDKVVELTNLGGLGLGFRTMPFLFAQWGEVMSALAGVAFFGLLFFAGITSSLAMGTPVVGFFRDEYGWSRKKAAIGFGLSILILGLPTVLFFQEGVFDEYDYWGGTVALFVFAMFESIMFAWVFGLDKGWKEITEGADIKLPRIFIPILKYVTPVILIVVFVSSLIRPENDEWSKLSFTGWKVHNESIIGQITHKAIGPNKDYFADEFYSEDSGTVQGVVKENSRDYLKIDNNGNSRLYLIKDNIEILVNEGDKVEVGTPIFKGNIINRVFYIDMARILLLSLFIGIAVMVYFAYNRRKKLNLL, encoded by the coding sequence ATGGGTAATAGTAATTCTTCTTTAAAAACCGAAGCTTGGGGATCAAGGGTTGGCCTTGTCCTTGCAATGGCTGGAAATGCTGTGGGCTTTGGTAACTTTTTGCGTTTTCCAGTACAAGCCGTTCAGAATGGTGGAGGAGCATTCATTATTCCATACCTTGTAAGTTTAGTTTTACTTGGCCTTCCGCTCCTTTTAATAGAATGGTCATCGGGAAGATATGGCGGTAAATACGGTTATCATACAACCCCTATGATTCTCCAAAAAATGAGCAACCGTAAATTCTGGATGTACGTTGGTGTTTTTGGTATTTTCAGCAATATTGCCATTGCATCGTACTATTGTTACATGGAGAGCTGGACAATTTCCTACGTTTACCACTCCATAGTTGGAACCTTTACCGGAATGGATCAGCATCAAGTAGCATCTTTCTTTAGTGGCTACTTAGATGTTACCACATCAACAACGGGAATTCCATTCGAGGCCATACTTTTCTTCCTACTCTGCTTAGGGTTAAATGTTTGGATTCTAAGTAAGGGCTTAAGCGATGGTATTGAAAAAGCGGCAAAGATTGGTGTTCCTCTACTAATATTTTTTGGAATATTCCTAGCAATTAAAGGTATATCGTTAAAAGCGGGTACCGATGGTGCTTCGTTCGATGGTGTGCTTGGTCTTAATTTCCTTTGGACACCGGAATTTAACTCATTGACAAACCCCAAAGTATGGTTGGCTGCTGCTGGGCAAATATTCTTTACGCTATCCGTTGGTATGGGATGTATTCAAGCCTATGCATCATATGTTGGATCTAAAGATGATATTGCGTGTAACTCAATGTCAGCAGGGTTTATGAACGAGTTTGTTGAGATTGTTTTGGGTAGTTCAATTATTATCCCAATTGCAATTGGCTACTTTGGCATTGATAAGGTTGTGGAGCTAACAAATCTTGGTGGCTTAGGACTTGGTTTCAGAACAATGCCTTTCCTATTTGCTCAGTGGGGCGAAGTGATGTCAGCATTGGCTGGTGTGGCTTTCTTTGGATTACTGTTCTTTGCAGGTATTACATCTTCGCTAGCAATGGGCACACCCGTTGTTGGCTTTTTTAGGGATGAATACGGATGGAGTAGAAAAAAAGCCGCAATAGGATTTGGATTATCAATACTAATACTTGGCTTACCAACTGTACTATTCTTCCAAGAAGGTGTTTTTGATGAGTACGACTACTGGGGAGGAACTGTAGCGCTCTTTGTTTTCGCAATGTTTGAATCAATTATGTTTGCCTGGGTATTTGGTTTGGATAAAGGTTGGAAGGAGATAACCGAGGGAGCCGATATTAAACTACCAAGAATATTTATTCCTATCCTAAAATATGTAACCCCTGTAATTTTGATTGTTGTCTTCGTGAGTTCGCTCATTCGCCCTGAAAATGATGAATGGTCGAAACTAAGTTTTACTGGATGGAAAGTTCATAACGAAAGTATTATCGGGCAGATAACCCATAAGGCCATTGGCCCTAATAAGGATTACTTTGCCGATGAATTCTACTCTGAAGATTCTGGGACAGTGCAAGGCGTTGTTAAAGAGAACTCAAGGGATTACCTTAAAATTGATAATAATGGTAACTCCAGACTATACTTAATTAAGGACAACATTGAAATTCTTGTAAACGAAGGAGATAAAGTTGAAGTTGGCACTCCTATTTTTAAAGGAAACATCATAAATAGGGTTTTCTATATAGATATGGCGAGAATCCTGCTTCTGAGCTTATTCATTGGAATTGCCGTTATGGTTTACTTTGCATACAACCGTAGGAAAAAACTAAATCTACTATAA